Proteins found in one Etheostoma spectabile isolate EspeVRDwgs_2016 chromosome 14, UIUC_Espe_1.0, whole genome shotgun sequence genomic segment:
- the LOC116701775 gene encoding zinc finger and BTB domain-containing protein 12 — protein sequence MEMLCFRLPGHGDTTLKHLNSLRSRQHFCDITIVASDNKTFRGHKVVLAACSPFLRDQFLLNPSPKLQVSMLYSSTVVCDLLQSCYTGVLQFNPEEIVNYLTAASYLQMEHIVERCRGALKKYVQLKNPSPPKMTSDESQTQPLIVSGSIRSVASPPTSRPSPVHSHSPVARSVEENGGDMSAEGSGQHHGGTPMLDEPCIKVNASDEEEEARQEDYDVFRVYISGEEQMNREREEGGAPSDGPQDAGYPETESVVIGGEDGEYDLNPTEDDLSMGGLSVEGLRALRRRLPDPKIGRGRGRGRGRGFKRRRWVSSQEKSMAHHQDLWYLASAGMGGGFSLDYSQEGLKAGNYVSVELPQLDFSMGDTQGEKASPMAANSLTQYALESSCGPGEGSSGLSSAVGANEGGDESVAVVGSTSSVAGPVTCEHCGMTFPSAHSLAIHSRSTHLLYPCPCCGKHFHHSANLTRHMAVHRGAGKTHQCPLCCKTFTQKSTLIDHMNLHSGERPHHCAYCHARFAHKPALRRHLKEQHGKTTGQNSLHEQEERERASGRIREEEQECLVTAQLS from the exons ATGGAAATGCTGTGTTTTCGGTTACCGGGCCACGGGGACACGACCCTGAAGCACCTGAATTCACTGAGATCTCGCCAGCACTTTTGTGACATCACCATTGTTGCAAGCGACAATAAGACATTCAGGGGACATAAGGTGGTGTTAGCTGCCTGCTCACCCTTCCTAAGAGACCAGTTCCTCCTCAATCCATCCCCCAAGCTTCAG GTGTCGATGCTGTACAGCTCCACGGTAGTGTGTGATCTGTTACAGTCTTGTTACACTGGCGTTCTGCAATTTAACCCAGAAGAGATTGTCAACTACCTGACTGCTGCCAGTTACCTACAGATGGAGCATATTGTGGAGCGCTGCCGAGGAGCACTGAAGAAGTATGTGCAGCTAAAAAACCCCAGCCCACCGAAG ATGACTTCAGACGAGAGCCAGACTCAACCGTTGATTGTCAGCGGAAGCATTCGCTCTGTTGCATCTCCTCCCACAAGTCGACCCTCCCCTGTGCACTCACACAGTCCTGTAGCACGCTCGGTGGAGGAGAATGGCGGTGACATGTCTGCCGAGGGCAGCGGCCAACACCACGGTGGCACTCCTATGCTGGATGAGCCATGCATTAAG GTTAATGCGtcagatgaggaggaagaggccaGACAGGAGGATTATGATGTGTTCAGGGTCTACATCTCTGGAGAAGAGCAGATgaacagagaaagggaggagggaggagctcCCTCTGATGGACCTCAAGATGCGGGTTACCCAGAGACAGAAAGTGTCGTAATTGGAGGAGAAGACGGCGAATATGACTTGAATCCAACAGAAGATGATCTCAGTATGGGGGGACTTTCAGTAGAGGGGCTACGTGCTCTCAGGCGCAGGCTACCTGACCCTAAAATTGGCCGGGGCAGAGGGAGAGGCAGGGGGCGGGGTTTTAAGAGGAGAAGGTGGGTGTCATCACAGGAGAAAAGCATGGCTCACCACCAGGATTTGTGGTACCTAGCATCTGCAGGAATGGGAGGGGGTTTCAGCTTGGACTACAGCCAAGAAGGGCTTAAGGCGGGAAATTACGTCTCAGTTGAACTCCCACAGTTAGACTTCAGTATGGGCGACACGCAGGGAGAAAAGGCCTCACCAATGGCTGCCAACAGTTTGACCCAGTACGCACTGGAGTCTAGTTGTGGTCCTGGAGAAGGGAGTTCAGGGCTGAGTTCAGCTGTGGGAGCAAATGAGGGAGGAGATGAGTCTGTTGCAGTGGTGGGATCCACTTCAAGTGTAGCTGGGCCTGTAACCTGCGAGCACTGCGGCATGACGTTCCCCTCAGCCCACTCCCTGGCCATCCACTCCCGCTCCACTCACCTGCTGTACCCCTGTCCCTGCTGTGGAAAACACTTCCACCACTCTGCCAACCTCACTCGACACATGGCCGTGCACCGAGGCGCTGGAAAAACCCACCAGTGCCCTTTGTGCTgtaagactttcacccagaaatCCACACTGATAGACCACATGAACCTCCACAGTGGCGAGCGACCGCACCACTGTGCATACTGCCACGCCCGCTTTGCACACAAGCCTGCCTTACGACGTCACCTGAAGGAACAACATGGAAAAACCACGGGGCAGAACTCTTTACAtgagcaggaggagagggagcGAGCCAGTGGAAGAATAAGAGAGGAAGAGCAAGAATGCCTGGTTACTGCGCAATTGTCATAG